From the genome of Haloterrigena sp. KLK7, one region includes:
- a CDS encoding ABC transporter permease, which translates to MAVGESQIESGSESVPEDDEVEARVGWRYTVAQVKRDTTARWGLYIVSFVLFVAVYALIDSNLSRLTFGHVSNYRFAQLLPIFDHPTHIPPPGQGQEHVPPYFPLAEQSWNPLPAGGTLEHPLGTDRAGRDYFTRIVYGTQVSVFVGLISAFIGLLGGTLIGATAGYYGGRIDDVLMRAVETVYSIPPLILIIVFTVFVGGANIWYAVLGVGITFVPVFARIIRSRVLSIREMDYIEAARAAGVKDRNIILRHVIPNSFAPVLVYATLQIGVTILIVAGLSFLGYGAQPPTPDWGAMLRTAHGYMHSNVWLSIWPGIAIMITIMGFNLFGDGLQDALDPRIND; encoded by the coding sequence ATGGCAGTCGGCGAATCACAGATCGAAAGCGGCTCGGAATCGGTCCCAGAGGACGACGAGGTCGAAGCCCGCGTCGGCTGGCGGTACACCGTCGCACAGGTCAAACGGGACACGACGGCCCGCTGGGGGCTGTACATCGTCTCGTTCGTGCTATTCGTCGCGGTGTACGCCCTGATCGACAGCAACCTCTCGCGGCTCACGTTCGGGCACGTGTCGAACTATCGGTTCGCGCAGCTGCTCCCGATCTTCGACCATCCGACCCACATCCCGCCGCCGGGCCAGGGCCAGGAACACGTCCCGCCGTACTTCCCGCTCGCGGAGCAGTCGTGGAACCCGTTACCGGCCGGCGGCACCCTCGAGCACCCGCTGGGGACCGATCGCGCCGGCCGGGACTACTTCACGAGGATCGTCTACGGGACGCAGGTGTCGGTGTTCGTCGGGCTGATCTCGGCGTTCATCGGACTGCTCGGCGGGACGCTCATCGGCGCCACCGCCGGCTACTACGGCGGTCGAATCGACGACGTCCTGATGCGGGCCGTCGAGACGGTCTACTCGATCCCGCCGCTGATCCTCATCATCGTCTTCACCGTCTTCGTCGGCGGGGCGAACATCTGGTACGCGGTGCTCGGCGTCGGAATCACGTTCGTGCCGGTCTTCGCCCGCATCATCCGGAGCCGGGTCCTGAGCATCCGCGAGATGGACTACATCGAGGCGGCTCGGGCGGCGGGCGTCAAGGATCGCAACATCATCCTCAGGCACGTCATTCCGAACAGCTTCGCGCCGGTGCTGGTGTACGCGACGCTGCAGATCGGCGTGACGATCCTCATCGTCGCCGGCCTCTCGTTCCTCGGCTACGGCGCCCAGCCGCCGACCCCGGACTGGGGCGCGATGCTCAGGACCGCCCACGGCTACATGCACTCGAACGTCTGGCTGTCGATCTGGCCGGGAATCGCGATCATGATCACCATCATGGGCTTCAACCTGTTCGGCGACGGCTTACAGGACGCCCTCGACCCGCGGATCAACGACTAA
- a CDS encoding GNAT family N-acetyltransferase: protein MELRPATLEDRSAIRSVARDTWHETYDELESDAIDETIDDWYGDERLEESLSKPGTAFLVAEVDDEVVGFTHGVVSGAEGDVLRMAVHPDHQGQGIGTALHERLCEDLQDFNMERVRAIDLASNEGGQEFYERQGFERTGEGTVEIGGQERREVVYTLEL from the coding sequence ATGGAGCTTCGACCGGCCACCCTCGAGGACCGTTCGGCGATCAGGAGCGTCGCTCGCGACACCTGGCACGAAACGTACGACGAACTCGAGTCCGACGCGATCGACGAAACGATCGACGACTGGTACGGCGACGAGCGACTCGAGGAGTCGCTGTCGAAACCGGGAACGGCGTTTCTCGTCGCCGAAGTCGACGATGAGGTGGTCGGCTTCACCCACGGCGTCGTCAGCGGGGCAGAGGGCGACGTCCTCCGAATGGCGGTCCATCCGGACCATCAGGGACAGGGGATCGGGACGGCGCTGCACGAGCGGCTCTGCGAGGACTTGCAGGACTTCAATATGGAGCGCGTGCGGGCGATCGACCTCGCCTCCAACGAGGGCGGCCAGGAGTTCTACGAGCGACAGGGGTTCGAGCGGACCGGCGAGGGAACCGTCGAGATAGGCGGCCAAGAGCGCCGGGAAGTCGTCTACACGCTCGAACTCTGA
- a CDS encoding oligopeptide/dipeptide ABC transporter ATP-binding protein — protein MSSGLRLGDDSGYEGDGPLLELEGVSKHFAQESGLFAGLQFDPDRFPPISVDHGSVQAVDDVSLEIRPGETLGLVGESGCGKSTLGRTILRLLEPTEGDIYFKGENLADLGGEELRRTRSDMQMIFQDPQSSLDPRMKVGQIIEEPMRAHDMLDDEGREARAKELLEKVGLDPRHYNRHPHAFSGGQRQRINLARALSVDPDFVVCDEPVSALDVSIQAQVMNTMDELQEEFGLTYLFIAHDLSVIRYVSDRVAVMYLGHIVELAEKEELFENPQHPYTKALLESIPVPDPREEGVRGVLEGEVPSPQDPPSGCRFRTRCPRLIAPDEYDLTDEEWAHTRAFMRAVKRRTFEAMPADELRREFFGGQPPGGEAGEIVAEAIDRLATDRNGGDGSAGAGGGAVTEDDWDEAAALLLESFAERSICAEERPAYELEPAVGSGEHFAACHLHR, from the coding sequence GTGAGTAGCGGGCTTCGACTGGGCGACGACAGCGGCTACGAGGGGGACGGCCCGCTGCTCGAACTCGAGGGCGTCTCGAAGCACTTCGCCCAGGAGTCGGGGCTGTTCGCGGGGCTGCAGTTCGATCCGGATCGGTTTCCACCGATCAGCGTGGACCACGGGAGCGTTCAGGCGGTCGACGACGTCTCGCTCGAGATTCGGCCCGGCGAGACGCTCGGGCTCGTCGGCGAGTCCGGCTGCGGGAAGAGCACGCTCGGCCGGACGATCCTGCGCCTGCTCGAGCCGACCGAGGGGGACATCTACTTCAAGGGCGAGAATCTGGCCGACCTCGGCGGCGAGGAGCTGCGGCGGACGCGCTCGGACATGCAGATGATCTTCCAGGACCCGCAGTCGTCGCTCGATCCCCGCATGAAGGTCGGGCAGATCATCGAGGAGCCGATGCGGGCCCACGACATGCTCGACGACGAGGGGCGGGAGGCGCGGGCGAAGGAACTGCTCGAGAAGGTCGGGCTCGATCCGCGCCACTACAACCGCCATCCCCACGCGTTCTCGGGGGGACAGCGCCAGCGGATCAACCTCGCGCGGGCGCTGTCGGTCGACCCCGACTTCGTGGTCTGTGACGAACCGGTCTCCGCGCTCGACGTCTCCATCCAGGCCCAGGTGATGAACACGATGGACGAGCTCCAGGAGGAGTTCGGCCTGACCTACCTCTTCATCGCCCACGATCTCTCGGTCATCCGCTACGTCTCCGACCGCGTGGCGGTGATGTATCTGGGCCACATCGTCGAACTCGCGGAGAAAGAGGAGCTGTTCGAGAACCCCCAGCATCCCTACACGAAGGCGCTGCTGGAGTCCATCCCCGTCCCCGATCCGCGCGAAGAGGGCGTCCGCGGCGTCCTCGAGGGAGAGGTACCGAGCCCGCAGGACCCGCCCTCGGGTTGTCGGTTCCGAACCAGATGCCCGCGGCTGATCGCCCCCGACGAGTACGACCTGACCGACGAGGAGTGGGCCCACACCCGCGCGTTCATGCGCGCGGTCAAACGCCGGACCTTCGAGGCGATGCCGGCCGACGAGCTCCGCCGGGAGTTCTTCGGCGGCCAGCCGCCCGGCGGCGAAGCCGGCGAGATCGTCGCCGAGGCGATCGACCGGCTCGCGACCGACCGCAACGGCGGCGACGGCTCGGCCGGTGCGGGCGGCGGGGCCGTCACCGAGGACGACTGGGACGAGGCGGCCGCCCTCCTGCTCGAGTCGTTCGCCGAACGCAGTATCTGCGCCGAGGAGCGACCCGCGTACGAACTCGAGCCGGCCGTCGGGTCGGGCGAGCACTTCGCCGCGTGTCACCTCCACCGCTGA
- a CDS encoding ABC transporter ATP-binding protein, which produces MSSEPLLRVENLKTQFFTEAGTVRAVDGISFEVYEGEIVGLVGESGAGKSVASMSLLRLVEDPGEIVAGEITYKGETIFGLEEGPNGELRERDDVLSNEEIRTRIRGNEIAVIFQDPMESLNPVFTVGGQLREFIELNRGLSEEEAKAEAIDMLREVGIPDPEQRYEEYPHQFSGGMRQRVLIAMALACEPSLIIADEPTTALDVTVEGQILDLVDELQAKYGTSFIWVTHDLGVVAEICDRVNVMYLGEIIEQASVDDLFYDTQHPYTNALLDSMPRPDRTVEDLEPIEGVMPEAIDPPSGCRFHPRCPDAREVCKRVHPEPKVVADGDGEPHRAACVKHDAFDVGYDESPPLEGREPTPSGEEAAGADSSLTANPTTDDGGGEGRE; this is translated from the coding sequence ATGAGCTCCGAACCACTCCTTCGCGTCGAGAACCTCAAGACGCAGTTCTTCACGGAAGCCGGTACAGTGCGCGCAGTCGACGGGATCTCCTTCGAGGTCTACGAGGGCGAGATCGTCGGCCTCGTCGGCGAGAGCGGCGCCGGCAAGTCGGTCGCCTCGATGAGCCTGCTGCGGCTCGTCGAGGACCCCGGCGAGATCGTCGCCGGCGAGATCACCTACAAGGGCGAGACCATCTTCGGCCTCGAGGAGGGACCGAACGGCGAACTCCGGGAACGGGACGACGTGCTCTCGAACGAGGAGATCCGGACCCGAATCCGGGGCAACGAGATCGCGGTGATCTTCCAGGACCCGATGGAGTCGCTCAACCCCGTCTTCACCGTCGGCGGACAGCTCCGGGAGTTCATCGAACTCAACCGCGGGCTCTCCGAGGAGGAGGCGAAGGCGGAGGCGATCGACATGCTCCGGGAGGTCGGCATCCCCGATCCCGAGCAGCGCTACGAGGAGTACCCCCACCAGTTCTCCGGCGGGATGCGCCAGCGCGTGCTCATCGCGATGGCCTTAGCCTGCGAGCCCAGTCTCATCATCGCCGACGAGCCGACGACGGCGCTCGACGTCACCGTGGAGGGCCAGATCCTCGATCTCGTCGACGAGCTCCAGGCGAAGTACGGGACGAGCTTCATCTGGGTCACCCACGACCTCGGCGTCGTCGCGGAGATCTGCGACCGCGTGAACGTGATGTACCTCGGCGAGATCATCGAGCAGGCCTCCGTGGACGACCTGTTCTACGACACCCAACACCCCTACACGAACGCCCTGCTCGACTCGATGCCCCGCCCCGACCGGACCGTCGAGGACCTCGAGCCCATCGAGGGCGTGATGCCCGAAGCGATCGACCCGCCCTCTGGCTGTCGGTTCCACCCCCGCTGTCCCGACGCGCGGGAGGTGTGCAAGCGAGTCCATCCCGAGCCGAAGGTCGTCGCGGACGGCGACGGCGAGCCCCATCGAGCGGCCTGCGTGAAACACGACGCCTTCGACGTGGGCTACGACGAGAGCCCGCCGCTCGAGGGACGGGAGCCGACGCCGAGCGGGGAGGAAGCCGCCGGCGCCGACTCGAGTCTCACCGCGAACCCGACGACCGACGACGGCGGAGGTGAGGGCCGTGAGTAG